GATTCTTGGAAGAGCGGCTTCGATCGGCTCTCAGCGACCTGGCAAGCGGCGAAGCCCAAGAGAAGACGTACGTGCAACTTGAGTCGCTGCTCGGCGAACTCTCCGACACCGATCTCAGCACGGCGCTCACCGATTTTTTCGGGAGCGTGCAAGACATTTTGAATCAGCCCGACAGCGAAAGTGTTCGCAATCTCGCGGTGTTGCAAGGTCAATCGCTGGCCGCTGATATCTCGCGGATGCACGAGCGGGTCGGGCAGCTGCGAACCGACATCAACACACAAATCGATCAAACGGCTGTCGAAATCAACGGGCATATCAACGAGATTGCCAAGCTGAACGTGCAGATTTTGCAGGCTGAAGGTGGCGGCACTTCGGCCAGCGATGCCGTGGGTCTGCGCGACCGGCGCTCGATTGTGCTGAACGAACTGGCGCAGATTCTCGACATCACCGCGATCGAACAGCCGACCGGCGATGTGTCGGTCTATGTCGGCGGCGACTATCTGGTGTTTCAAGGGACAGCACGTCCCGTCACGATCGAGCAGACGACCGATCGCGGGCAAACGGTGTCGCGCATCAAGCTCATCGAGACCGATGCGCCCCTCTTCTCGTCGTCGGGAAAATTGGCTGGGCTAGTGACGAGTCGCGATGCAATTCTCGGCGGCTTTCTCGATAGCCTCAACGATTTCGCGACCACCTTGGTGAGCGAGTTCAACAAGGTCTATTCGCAAGGGCAGGGGCTCAGCGGCTATAGCCAAATTACCAGCGAATTTGCAGTCGATAATGTCGAAGCCTCGCTCGACGAAGCAGGACTGAAGTTCAGCGCTAATAGTGGCTCGTTCGACATCCTGGTGCGGAACAAGCAGACCGGATTGAGCGAAACGACGCAGATTCAAGTCGATCTGAATGGACTCGACGACGACACTTCGCTCGAAGAACTCGTCGAGGCAATCAACGCTGTCGATGGGATCAATGCCTCGATCGATCCCAATCGCCGGGTCGTCATCAAAACCGATAGTCAGCTCGTCGATTTCAGCTTCGCGGGGGACACCAGTGGTGTGCTGGCCGCTTTGGGAATCAACACGTTCTTCAAAGGGACATCGGCCAGCGATATCGGGGTGAATAAACAGCTCATCGATAACCCGGCACTGTTTGCGGCGAGTGGCGGTGGCATTGGCGAAGATACCGACGTGGCAATCAAACTGGCCAATCTACTTTCGACACCCCTTGAATCGCAAAATGGTTCGACCCTTGCTGTTCTCTACGACAAGCTGACGGCCGAGGTGTCGCAAGGTGCGGCGGTGACGACTAGCGTGACCGAAGGGTATCGTGTTTTTCAAAACACACTCGAGGGACAACTGCTGGCGATCACCGGGGTGAACCTCGACGAAGAAGCGGTCCGGATGATTCAATATCAGCGCACCTTTCAGGCCTCAGCACGTGTGATCTCGACGATCAACGATCTGCTGGAGGTGCTCGTCAATATTTAGTGACTGGCCGCAAGTCGCTGCGCAGCGCGTGGCGGTGGCAAGTGAGAAAACGATTGTAAAACAAGGCTCAAACATGCGAAATCGCAGGGCTCGGGCAAGACGCTCGAGGAGACCTGCCGCTTGACAGAAGCTTGTGAAAACTCTGGCGTAGGACTTTCTCGAACATGGCTGGCGTGTATCCCGTACCGACAACTCGCACCAGTTCGATCCTTGCGCAAACGCGTCTCACGGCGCAGTTGCAGGCCGATCAGCTTTCGATCTTGCGCTTGCAATCGCAAATCAGCACCGGTCGCCGGATCGCTTTGCCGAGTGAAGATGCGCCAGCGTCGCAGCGGGCGATTCATCTGCAGCAACTCCTGGAGCTTAAAGCCCAGGCGCTTGTGAACCTCGATACGAGCCAGTCGTACCTCGATGCCACCGATAGCGCGATTGCCAATGTCAGCAGCACGCTGAATCAAATTCGCTCGACTGCGCTTGGTGTCGCCAACACCACCTCGAGCGAAACGACGCGCGCGGCAGCCGCAGCCGAAGTGAGCCGCGCCATCGAGCAGCTCGTCGATGTAGCGAATCAAAACTTTCGTGGTCGCTACCTGTTTGCAGGCTCGAAAACGACTACCGTTCCGTTCACCTACGATGGAACGAACGTGATCTATAACGGTAACGAGCGCGAGCTTTCGAGCTACGCCGATATCGATCTATTGCTCGAGACCAGCATTGCCGGAAGCCAGATTTTCGGGGCGTTTAGCTCGAGTTCGCAGACGGTGTCTGACCTGCAGCCGATCTTGACGCGAAGCACGAAGCTGTCGGATCTGCGCAGCGGTGAAGGGATTGGCGATGGAAGCATCGCGATCTCCGACGGCAATAGCACGCGAATCATCAACCTCAGTGGCGCGAGCACGATTGGGGATGTGGCCGATCTGATTGAGGCCAATCCACCCGCCGGTCGAACGGTGACGGCGCGTGTGGGTCCGGAAGGTTTGATCCTCGATATCGACGACGCTGGTGGTGGCAACTTCACGATTCGCGAAGTGGGTGGAGGGACCACCGCCGCACGGCTCGGGATCTACGAACCATTGGGGACACTCACCGGCCCAGTGACCGGGGAAGATCTCGATCCGATCCTGACACGGACCACCAGCCTGGCCGATATCCTGGGGGTGCGCGCCCAAGCGATCGTGCAATCGAGTGGTCCGAACAACGATATCGTCATCGAGTCGCTCACGCGTGGCTCGGCCAGCAACGGTGTGAGTTTGCAGCTGGTCGATGATTCGGCGCTGCATGCTTCCCCAGGACTTGTTGCCGGTGCCGAGCAAGTGGTTTATAGCGAAACGGCAGTGGCGGCTCGCGCGGCCCTTTCGTTCTCGGGGTTTGGCAACAACTTGCTGCTGACAGGGAGCGTCACCGGAACGTCGCTCAACAACGTAACGATCGAAGTGGTGAGTGGCGGCGCGATTGGCGATGCAGCCACCGCGACGTTTGACGCCAACAGCAAAACGCTGACAATTGCAGTCGATTCCGCGGGAAATACGTCGATTCAGTCGGTCGTCGATGCGATCGCGCTCGAAGGGACTTTCACTGCCAGTCACGATAGTTCGGACGGAGTCGATGGGGCCTACAACCCACTCTCCACCGTTTCGGTCGGCGATATCGGAGTGGTGACCGGCAACACGAGCGCGAGTGGGGGCGAGGCTGGGACGATCTTTGTTTATGTCGAAGCGGGTGCGACAACGGCCAATCAAGTGGTCACGGCGCTCGAGGCCAACAGCGATGTGACAGCGCGCTTTCGGGTGAGTCTCGACGACTCGGATACCTCGAGCCCTGGTGCTGCGGGAAAAGGGAATGTGCTTCCTGGCGCAAGCGCTACGACGATCGATGGAAGTGGCAGCGATCTCGATCTGACGTCGGGAATCATTATCGAAAATGGAGGGGAGTCGTTCACGATCGATCTGAGTGGCGCGGAAACGATCGAAGATTTGCTGAACGTCCTCAACGGTTCGCCGGCGCATGTGCGGGCCGAAGTCGACCCGACAGGGAAGGGGATCATCGTTCGCTCGCGGCTGAGTGGTCGCCCCATCAGCATCGGCGAAAATGGTGGAACCACCGCCGCCCAGCTCGGGATTCGTACGACGACGGAAGAGATCTACCTGACCGAACTGAACTACGGTCGCGGAGTCGGCACGTTTGAAGGAACCGATTTCACGATCACGCGGCCCGATGGTGTGGCGCTCGACATCGATATCGATGGCGCTGTGACCGTGGGAGATGTGATCGACCGGATCAACAACCACGCGCTCAACACCGGAAGTGGCCGCGTGACGGCGGCGCTCAATCGTGTCGGTAATGGGATCGAACTGACGGCTAGCCAGTCGAGTAGTCCAGGAACCTTGTCGATCACCAAGGCATTTCAAAGCGAAGCCGCTTGGGATCTCGGACTGATACCGACGGGCGAGCAGAGCATCACAACCTCGACGGCAGCCACGGTTGCCAGTGCGCGGCTCGACTTCGCCGGCGCTAACAGCGACTTGCTGGTGACGGCTGGCATCGCGGGGAGTTCGCTCAGTGGCGTGGCGATTCGTTTCGTCGATTCGGCAGTCGGCGATGTTGCAACGGCAACTTACGATGCTGGCACGCGCGAGCTGACGATTGCCCTCGATGCCTCGGCGACTTCAGCAACCACGATTCGCGATGCCATCAATCTCGAAGGAACATTCTCGGCCGCGCTCGACGCGACGAGTGATCCGACCAACGATGGAAGTGGCGTGATTGGCACGACCGGTGTCGTAGGGATAACGAGTGGTGGAACAGCAGAGGTGCTGACCGGCGCGAACACCTATCACCAAGAGGTGCAGGGGGTGTTCAACACGCTGATTCAGTTGCGCGACGCGATCAACAATTTCGATCTCGCCTCGATCGATCGTTCGCTCGAGAGTTTGGATGTCGATCTCGATCGAATCAACTTCGGTCGCGCGGAGATTGGTGCTCGTGGTCAGGCGCTCGATCTGCTCCGGACCCGCCTGGAGGATGAAGAGGTGACGTTGAAGGACTCGCTCTCGAAAGAGATCGAGGTGGACATCACCCAAGCAATCTCGGAGCTCGCCGCTAGGCAGGCGTCGCTCGAGGCCTCGATGCAGCTGATGGCGACCCTATTTCAGACGACGCTGCTGAACTATCTGTAAGTCGCTGTCTCTCCCCCGCAAGGGGGCGCGCGTGATGTTGCGCAAGTTGCGCGAAGTTGCGCCCCCGGAACCAATCGTCAGCTCTGTTGTGCTGATTTTTCTGATTCTGCGGACGGTGGTGGGCCGATGTAACAGAACGAGGCCCTCGGTGACCGGGAGTGCAGCGACTGCGTTCACTTGCTAGCTAACGAACTTGCTCACGGGGGGCCCCACAGCCGCGAGGCAATGGGCGGACCGATCGCGTTTACGACAAGAAGCAGATCCTATGCAAATTAGTACGACCCGATTTGGCCTGGTGGCAATTGATGTCGAAGACATCTTCCTCTTTCCGCACGGCTTGATTGCGTTCGAGGATTGCCGTCACTGGGTGCTGCTGGCTGACAGCGATAACGACTCGCTCGGCTGGCTGCAGAGTGTCTCGCGTGGCGAGGTGGCTTTGCCGGTGATTAGCCCTCGTCGATTCATGCCTGGTTATCAGGTGCGTGTCACACGCGGGCAGTTGCTGCCGCTCGAGCTGACGCAGTTCGATCAGGCCTATGTGCTGGGAATTGTAAGCAAAAACAGCACGGAATTGACGGTAAATTTGAAGGCTCCGCTGGTGATCAACCTCGATCGTCGGCTGGGTCGTCAGGTGATTACGACCGACGAACAGCCGCTCGCTTTGGAGTTGGCCGTACGTCAAGCGGTCCGTCGCGTGGCATAGTGAGTGGGGCGAAGTTGAGGTGTGGTTCGCATGTCATAAACGGTGCGGACTGAAAAGATGTGACGGCTGCGCAAAGATGTGAATCTAGGAGAGGTGGGCTACCGATACTCTCTGCTGTCAGGCAAAGGCAAGGTCGCGACGACGCTTGCACGAGTCTGAGCTGATTCAGCACTGGGATGGATAGGCCTGGTGGGTCTTCAGCAGCTACCCCCGAGTTTCCCCCGCTATGACAAACCGCCGCCGGTAGCGAGAGATCGCTACGCCAGGCCAAGACAACAGGAAGGAGCCACCGATGCTGGTTTTGTCGAGACATCGCGACGAAAGCATCATGATCGGAGACGATATTGTCGTCACGATCGTAGACATTCGAGGAGACAAGGTTCGCTTGGGGATTGAAGCCCCGTCGGACATTCCGGTGCACCGCCAGGAAGTGTACGAAGCGATCCAGCGTGAAAATCGTAAGGCGAGCCAACTTCGCCCCGGTGATACACGCGATCTTGGGAAGGCGAATCCCGCCGGGATGTAGTCAAGCAGGTCGCTGGAATCATCACCCGGCCATGCCCCGCTCCGATTGAGCCAGTGAACTTAATGTAGCGCTTGAGTTCCTGGCCCTAACCACCCGCAGAGTGGTGTGCGATAGAGCACGTATCGAGAGTGGAAGTGGAACCTGGTTTAGCGATTGAGACCGCTTCTACCCAATAAACATCCAAAGGCTGCTTGTCGTTTGACAAGCGGCCTTTTTTTAATTCTTGCCGATCCCCCCGCGCAATCGGAATGACCTAAGGTTCCTTTGGTTTGCAAGAAGCGATCCGACGATAGGAAGAAAGGTTTGGAAGGCCTGGAAGCGCAGGGATCAAGTAGCACACCGATGGCGGACTCAGCGCGGGCGATGCTGAATCCGAGGTTGGAAAATGATGGTTCTGCTGCTTGTGCGATTGGGCGAAGGAGAAAGCTTGGTGAAACTGGGCGAAACGCCCTAAGGTTCACCTAAAGCACTCAATTTAGCCAGTCGATACACCTTCCAGAGATAGGCAACGTTTCCAGGACGGTGTTGCCCAGTGTCGTGCTGATTCAGGGATGTGGAATTCCTCCAAGTGATGCTGCCACGCTGCTGCCGATGCCGCGTGGGGCATGACCAGACTATCGGCAGGCACAAATGGTAGTTCCATCCGCTTGAGACCGCGGTTGTCCGCCGCTGGCGATCACACACATCGCCACGGACAGTCGGCCCAGCTATCGGAAACAGTTCCCGTAACGGCCGGATGAGGCACCAAGGCAAATCAACCAGTTCCAAAGGGGTTACGTGAATGAGCCGCATTAATACGAACGTTAGTAGCTTGATCGCCCAGAAAACTCTGGCTCGATCGAACGCCGAGTTGCAAACCTCGCTCGACCGCTTGAGCACCGGTTTGCGGATCAACTCGGGCAAAGATGATCCAGCAGGTCTGATCGCTAGCGAAAACCTTCGCCGCGACATCACGGCCTCGGAACGAGCCATTAAGAACACCGAACAAGCCAATCAGCTGATCGCAACGGCTGACAGCGCTCTGTCGCAAGTGAGCGGTCTGCTCAACGACATTCGTGGTCTCGTCTCGGAAGCCGCTAACACCGGTGCTCTCTCCGACGAACAAATTGCTGCTAACCAGCTGCAAATCGACTCGTCGCTCGAAGCCATCGACCGTATCGCTCAAACGACAACGTTCCAAGGCAAGAAGCTGCTCGACGGTAGCCTCGACTTCATCACGTCGTTCACGACGGGTGAATCGAGCGTCAGCGACTTCCGCATCGATCAAGCCAACCTCGGTGCGACCGGCGAACTCGCCGTGAACATCGATGTGAGTGCAGCCGCTACTCGCGCCTCGATCACCAACGGCAGCATCCCTTACACGGTTGGTAACTCGGCCACTGGTACCCTCACCTTTGCCGACGTCACGACCCCCGCTGTCCAGTCCACCGGTACTCTGACTCTCGCCACGACTGTCGCCGACATTGATATCGAAGCAGTCGCCGGCGAAGCTGCCGACGGACTTGCTGGCGACGATGTCGAAATCGAGTTCGTCTCGGGTGCCACCACCGGCGCACTGTACGATGCTCAAACTGGCATTCTCACCGTCACGTTGGCCACTGGCGCGACCGTCGACGACGCAGTAGCCGCTATCGAAGCTACCGACGAATTCACCGCCACGCTTGCTTCGGGCACCGGCACCGATGCTGTCGACGTCGCTGATATCATCTCCTATACCGGCGTTCTCACCGGTGGTGCTGATCAAGTTGCCGACAACGATATCATCACCATTGCTGCAGCCGGTTCGGGCACTGCTTTCAACGGCACGCTCACCTTTGCTACCAGCAACACGGTGACCGCCGGTGATGCCAACGTCACCCTCACCAACGGTAACATCACCATTACGGTGAATGATTCCGATACCTACGACCTATCGGACCTCGCCGACCTCATTCAAACTGAACTCGGCGACGACTATGAGGTTACCCTCTCGACCAACGCGTCGGATGGTTCGTTCGATTCGTCGGCCGACACCGCCGTCTCTGTTAACCTCGCCGGTGGTACTGCTGACACCACGACCGGTCTGCAGGAAGATGTGACCCTCGAAGTTGCTGGCACCAACGGTGCTGAAGTATTCAGCTTCGAGCAGGGTACAACCGCTGCACAAATCGTCGACGCCATCAACCTGGTGGGCGATGCCATCGGCCTCACCGCCTCGGTCGAAGCTGGTGTGATCACCTTCGAATCGTCGAACTTTGGTAGCCGTCAATTCGTCGCCGTGAACGTTCTGAGTGGTGGTGTGGCCTTCGAAGCTGGCCTCAGCAGCCGCCGCGCCGAAGGAACCGACACCCAAGCCACTATCAACGGCATCAGTGCTGTGGGTGATGGTCTGGCGATCTCGATCAACTCGTCGACCCTCGACGGTGTGTTCACCCTCGAAGACACGGTGGTTGCCGACGACGTAATCAACCTCACCATCGATGGTGGTGGTGCTCGCTTCCAACTCGGCCCCGACGTTGTGAGCAATCAACAAGCTCGCATCGGCATCCGTAGCTTGAACACTGCCAAGCTCGGTGGAGTCAGCGGTAAGCTGTACGAACTCCGCAGCGGTGGCGACAAGGCTCTCGATGGCGACATCACCGGAGCTGCCAAGGTTGTTGACGAAGTGATCAACGAAGTGGTGCAACTTCGCGGTCGCCTCGGTGCCTTCCAACGCACGACCCTCGAGACCAACATCACCACTCTCAGCGATACCCTCACTAACCTGACGGAAGCTGAAAGCACGATCCGCGATGCTGACTTTGCCGCTGAATCGGCCCGCCTCACACGTGCTCAGATTCTCGTCCAGTCGGGTACTTCGGTGCTCGGTATTGCGAACTCGAATCCGCAAAACGTGCTGTCGCTGCTCCGTCAGTAAGCTCAGCTCGGAGGCTGACTTTGCTCAGTCTCTCTAAGCCAATTTGATCAACCTCACCGGCCTGGACGCCTTGTGCTCCAGGCCGGTGTTTTTTGCTAGCTTCGCCAAGCTTTCTTCCTGTCGCATCTCTTCTGCCAGCGGCACCGAAGCTAGCACTCCTACAACTTCACACGGATTTACTCGTGGTCGTTGTTGACCCTAGCCGAACGAATACTGATACGCCTCTCTCGATCGGCGTTGCTCCTCAGGCAGGCTGATCGACGAACGTCCTCGTAACTGCGAATCCGCCGGTATGACACGAATCCAGTCGAGCGTCGGTCTCATCACCGGCATCAATATTCAGGAGACAGTCGATCAGCTCATCGCGCTGCAAGCGCAGCCGCGCGACCGCCTCAATACGAAAATCACTGACGCCAAGGCCAAGCAAACCGCCATCACCGAACTCACCGCCCTGACGATTGGTGTGCAACTCGGTATTCGTCGCCTCGGAACATCCGACATTTTTGGCAGCAAGACGGTCAGCAGCAGCAACTCGTCGCTCCTCACCGCCAAAGCCAGCACCGGATCGATCGCCGGCACCTATCAGTTTGTGCCGGTCCAGCAAGCACAGTCGCACTACCTTCTCAGCAGCGGTATTTCGTCGCGCACTTCGGCCCTCGGCGCTGGCTCCCTCTCGTTTGGCTACGATGCCAAGCTGAACGAAGGTCTCGAGCTCTCCGAACTCAATGGCGGCGATGGTGTGGCGCGGGGCAAGATTCGCATCACCGATCGCAGCGGCAAAAGCGCGACCGTCGATCTCCGTTATGCCAGCACGATCGACGATGTGGTGAAAGCGATTAATGCCAACGATGGCGCGAGTGTGAAGGCCACCCTCGACGGCGACACGATCAAACTCGTCGATTCCTCTGGTGGAACCGGCAACTTGCAAGTCGCAGAAGTGGAAGGGGGAACGACCGCTGCCGATCTCGGACTTGGCGGAATCAGCGTCGCCTCCAACACTGCCACCAGTAGCGACCTTGTGCGGCTGTTCGATGGTCTCGAGATCTCGCGGCTGAACGACGGCAATGGGCTCGACATCAACGGCGCGCTCCCCGATCTCACGGTCACCTTTCGCAACGGCAGTTCCCCGCTGTCGATCGATTTCAATCGTCTCGCGAAAGCGGCCACCACTTCTTCGGTCACCACCACTGCCACCAATGGCCTCGACGCGCAGGTAACCTTCACCTCCACGGCGACCGGCAGCGACTATGACGGCGTCACCATCCAGTACGTCGATAACCCGGGCGTGACTGCCGGAAACGAGACGGTCGCCTACGACAGCAACTCCAAAACATTGACGTTTCAAATCGATGCGGGTAGCACCACCGCCGACAACCTAGTTGCTGCTGTTTCGGGCAACAGTTCGGTAAGTGCACTCTTCACGGCCACGATTCCGAGCGGTGGAACTGGCGATGGTTTCGTCACGGTCGCCGATACCGGTGTCACGTCGGGAGGAGCAGCCCTCGCCGCACGAACCGAACGAACACTCGGGGAACTCATCGATACGATCAACGAGGCTGATCCCGCACGACTGCAGGCATCGCTAAGTGCCAATGGCGATCGGATTGTTCTCACCGACCTCACCAGCGGCGGTGGCACGTTTGCCGTCGATAGTCCCGTGGGGGGCAAAGTTGCCGAGCAACTTGGGCTCACAGGGACGGCGGTGGGAGGAACCCTCACCGGCGGCCGCTTGCTCGGCGGACTTAAGTCGACTTTGCTGCGAACGCTCGATGGTGGCTCGGGAATTGAGTCGCTGGGTTCGGTCAGTATCACCAATCGCAGTGGCACCACCACCGCCGTTGATCTCTCCACGGCAGAAACGCTCGACGATGTGATTCGGCTCATCAACAACTCGGGTGCGGGTGTGACCGCCGATTACTCGGAGAATCGCACCGGAATCACCATCACCGACAACACAGGCAGCACCACCAGCAACCTGATCATTGCCGACGGCGATGCCAGCACAACAGCCACGCGACTCGGCATCGGACAAAGCGTTGCGACCACAAAAATCAACAGCGGATCGCTGCGTAAACAATCGGTGAGTCGACAAACCGAGCTGACGTCGTTTCGAGGTGGCAATGGTGTCGGTACGGGGACGATAACACTCCGCGACTCGGCCGGAACGGTGAGCAGTTTGAACTTCAATACGCTCGGCGCCAAAACAATCGGCGACGTGATCGATGCCATCAATAACCTGAGCGTGAATGTCGAAGCTCGCATCAACGAAGCTGGGAACGGCCTACTGATTGTCGACAAAGCTTCTGGCAGCGGCAACTTGATCATTCAAGATGTCGGCAGTGGCACGGCAGCCAAAAGTTTGCTGATCGCTGGCACATCGACGTCGGTAACACTCGATGGTCAGCCCGCTAAAGTCATCGACGGCAATACGACCCAGAATGTGACGATCGATGCCGACGATACACTCGACGATCTCGTCAAAAAAATCAACGATCTCGGAGTTGGTGTGACCGCAGGTGTCCTGAGCGAGAGTAGTGGTTCGCTGCGGCATCACCTAACCCTTCTCAGCGGCAAAGCAGGAAAACAAGGGGAGCTGACGATCGATGCCTCGGGAATCGGACTCTCGTTTACTGAACTAGCATCCGCGCAAGATGCTGTGCTGCAAGTGGGCACCGGAACACAGGGGCTGCTCCTGTCGTCGAGCAGCAACACGTTCAAGGATGTGATCGATGGAGTTGATGTGACGGTGCAGGGAAGTTCAAAAGATCCCGTCTCGATCACATCGACCACGTCGACCGATTCAGCCGCTACCGCGCTCCAGGCATTTGTGGATCAGTTCAATCGGCTGCGCGACAAACTCGATGAGTACACCGTGTTCGACTCCGCTTCGAACACCAAAGGTCTCCTCTTTGCCTCGCGCGAGACCTTGCAGATCGAATCGAGCCTCAATCGTGTGCTCAACAGCCAGATTAGTGGACTTGGCGAATACAGCTCGCTCTCGCAGCTCGGCGTTACGGTCAATGAGTTTGGCAAACTGGCGTTCGATCGCAATACGTTTAACGAACGCTATGCCGACGACCCTGAATCGGTGATTGAGTTCTTCACCAACGAGAACCGGGGCTTTAGCAAAAAGCTCGACGACGCCGTAGAGACCTTGGCCGGAGCCGATAACGATTCGCTCCTCATCACCAGCTTCATCACGCTGACCAGCCAAATCGAAACCTATCAAGCACGCGTCGAATTTTTGACTGCTCGCCTCGATCGCTCGCGCGAGTCGCTCCTCAATGAGTTTTACCGTTTAGAGTCGACGATTGCGAAAATCCAGGCCAACCAAACGGCCATTAGTTCTATTCAGTACATTGGGGCCAACGGGTCGAGCAGCTCATCCTCGTAACGTAAATCGCCGAGAACAATAGAAGCTAAATCACGCCACTTACGCCCCCATGTGTAAGTCCCCAAGTGTTACTACTGTTGAGATGCTCCCGTGAACGATCCTTCCATCGATCTCAGCCACTCAACTGCCGGCTCCACCTATTTCGAGACGCAGATCGTTACGTCGACCCCTCAGCGGCTGCGTTTGCTGTTGATTCAGGCGGCTCTTGGAACGATCGAGCAGTGCCACCTGGCGGAATCGCGCGGCGAATCAGCGGAAGTGGTTCGTCAACTCACTAAGCTTCGCGAAATCGTGGGCGAACTGCTGTCGGCGATTGCTCCCGGCGCGGGACCGAT
This window of the Pirellula staleyi DSM 6068 genome carries:
- the fliD gene encoding flagellar filament capping protein FliD, translating into MTRIQSSVGLITGINIQETVDQLIALQAQPRDRLNTKITDAKAKQTAITELTALTIGVQLGIRRLGTSDIFGSKTVSSSNSSLLTAKASTGSIAGTYQFVPVQQAQSHYLLSSGISSRTSALGAGSLSFGYDAKLNEGLELSELNGGDGVARGKIRITDRSGKSATVDLRYASTIDDVVKAINANDGASVKATLDGDTIKLVDSSGGTGNLQVAEVEGGTTAADLGLGGISVASNTATSSDLVRLFDGLEISRLNDGNGLDINGALPDLTVTFRNGSSPLSIDFNRLAKAATTSSVTTTATNGLDAQVTFTSTATGSDYDGVTIQYVDNPGVTAGNETVAYDSNSKTLTFQIDAGSTTADNLVAAVSGNSSVSALFTATIPSGGTGDGFVTVADTGVTSGGAALAARTERTLGELIDTINEADPARLQASLSANGDRIVLTDLTSGGGTFAVDSPVGGKVAEQLGLTGTAVGGTLTGGRLLGGLKSTLLRTLDGGSGIESLGSVSITNRSGTTTAVDLSTAETLDDVIRLINNSGAGVTADYSENRTGITITDNTGSTTSNLIIADGDASTTATRLGIGQSVATTKINSGSLRKQSVSRQTELTSFRGGNGVGTGTITLRDSAGTVSSLNFNTLGAKTIGDVIDAINNLSVNVEARINEAGNGLLIVDKASGSGNLIIQDVGSGTAAKSLLIAGTSTSVTLDGQPAKVIDGNTTQNVTIDADDTLDDLVKKINDLGVGVTAGVLSESSGSLRHHLTLLSGKAGKQGELTIDASGIGLSFTELASAQDAVLQVGTGTQGLLLSSSSNTFKDVIDGVDVTVQGSSKDPVSITSTTSTDSAATALQAFVDQFNRLRDKLDEYTVFDSASNTKGLLFASRETLQIESSLNRVLNSQISGLGEYSSLSQLGVTVNEFGKLAFDRNTFNERYADDPESVIEFFTNENRGFSKKLDDAVETLAGADNDSLLITSFITLTSQIETYQARVEFLTARLDRSRESLLNEFYRLESTIAKIQANQTAISSIQYIGANGSSSSSS